A DNA window from Zonotrichia leucophrys gambelii isolate GWCS_2022_RI chromosome 15, RI_Zleu_2.0, whole genome shotgun sequence contains the following coding sequences:
- the PLA2G3 gene encoding group 3 secretory phospholipase A2 — translation MWARAVVVCAALCACARAWLGGSVCVREAAGAGGARYVAFLSAGSAAGPALVESVWAAPGRLRACWARRDPRLARAFRAACAQRPPAAPGAALRGALSALWRRRAACTDPVPPGPQRRRRGWTLPGTLWCGAGNSAGNWSELGLFRGPDRCCREHDQCWAQITALQFNYGIRNYRLHTVSHCDCDTRFRQCLLAINDTVSNIIGVTFFNLLEVPCFVLEESEECIQWHWWGGCERYGVVPLARMVQQNQYHPSLPAEERGSPTVQPPGKGRNFSRTGRKRFRQELRAKPGRRQAGRPKTAQQPQGPGTPVSARDKAELTTRHPAVQWGLEPGRATASTVSGQDLLGPEQGAGISAHPRCGSLGPSPATAQCGATPVPAVKGRRQQGLGRGCRCTKHLRKCEHQIAAHEVRYQLHNVDSRTLFHCNCMRRLARCLHRARDCSDMDLAVLADRITMDCFVLELPAACSPGRGSQHSCTMMTRAVLVPAQQLKKILRRWGPLRVSSKAKHLHWKTHARGGTLCEQCQHLVVEQTPA, via the exons ATGTGGGCGCGAGCGGTTGTGGTCTGTGCGGCGCTGTGCGCATGCGCGCGCGCTTGGCTCGGCGGGTCCGTGTGCGTGCGGGaggcggcgggcgcgggcggcgcgCGGTACGTGGCGTTCCTGAGCGCCGGCTCCGCCGCCGGACCCGCGCTGGTCGAGAGCGTCTGGGCTGCCCCCGGCCGCCTCCGCGCCTGCTGGGCCCGCCGCGATCCGCGCCTCGCCCGCGCCTTCCGTGCCGCCTGCGCGCAACGCCCGCCTGCCGCGCCCGGGGCTGCGCTGCGCGGGGCCCTGTCCGCGCTGTGGCGCCGTCGTGCCGCCTGCACCGACCCCGTGCCGCCGGGACCGCAACGCCGCCGCCGGGGCTGGACGCTGCCAGGAACGCTGTGGTGCGGCGCGGGGAACTCGGCGGGGAACTGGAGCGAGCTGG GGCTTTTCCGCGGCCCCGACCGGTGCTGTCGGGAGCATGACCAGTGCTGGGCGCAAATCACGGCGCTGCAGTTCAATTACGGCATCCGCAACTATCGCCTGCACACCGTGTCCCACTGCGATTGCGACACCAG GTTCCGGCAGTGCCTGCTCGCCATCAACGACACCGTTTCCAACATCATCGGCGTCACATTCTTCAACCTTTTGGAGGTGCCGTGCTTTGTGCTGGAAGAGAGCGAGGAGTGCATCCAGTGGCACTGGTGGGGCGG gtgtgagcGTTATGGAGTAGTGCCTCTGGCCAGGATGGTGCAGCAGAATCAGTACCACCCTAGTCTACcagcagaggagaggggcagcCCCACTGTGCAGCCCCCGGGcaagggaaggaatttctctAGAACAGGGCGTAAGCGGTTTCGACAGGAACTGAGGGCAAAGCCTGGGCGCCGCCAGGCAGGGAGACCTAAgacagcccagcagccacagggcccaGGTACCCCTGTGTCGGCCAGGGACAAGGCTGAGCTCACAACCAGGCACCCAGCAGTGCAGTGGGGGCTAGAGCCTGGCCGTGCAACAGCATCCACAGTGTCAGGACAGGATTTGCTTGGACCAGAGCAAGGAGCTGGAATCTCAGCACATCCTCGGTGTGGCAGCCTTGgacccagcccagccacagcGCAGTGTGGAGCCACCCCCGTACCAGCTGTGAAGGGGCgcaggcagcagg GCCTGGGCAGGGGATGCAGGTGCACCAAGCACCTGCGTAAGTGTGAGCACCAGATTGCAGCCCATGAGGTGAGGTACCAGCTGCACAATGTGGACAGCCGGACACTCTTCCACTGCAACTGCATGCGCAG gctgGCACGGTGCCTCCACAGGGCAAGGGACTGCAGCGACATGGACTTGGCCGTCCTGGCTGACCGCATCACCATGGACTGCTTTGTGCtagagctgcctgctgcctgcagcccaggcagggggTCACAGCACAG ctgtACCATGATGACCAGGGCTGTGCTTGTACCGGCACAGCAGCTCAAAAAGATTCTAAGACGCTGGGGCCCTCTGCGTGTGAGCTCCAAGGCCAAGCATCTACACTGGAAGACACATGCCAGGGGAGGTACCCTctgtgagcagtgccagcatcTGGTTGTAGAGCAGACACCAGCTTAG